The Gossypium hirsutum isolate 1008001.06 chromosome D07, Gossypium_hirsutum_v2.1, whole genome shotgun sequence genome includes the window AAAGAGTTTAAATGATTAAGTCAAGGGACTTGAAAATAACTATACCTTTGTTATTTTAAATCTCAACTAAAATATATTTGACACAACGGGTTGgagaaaaacccaaaactaaaATATGGGCTACAAAACTCATCTTCAACCCAATATGATTTCCACCCTCTATTTCTAGAAGTTGGGTTCGGCAACAAAGAATCGAGCTTGAAATTGGTTGAGATTACAACATTGGCGTTGATGGGTTggagaaaaaccctaaactttgaGGAAAATTTTGGACTTTCGGTTCCATTGTTTTGCTACTGTTTTGGGGGTGAAATTGGGCTATCCCCCACAAACCCAATAATCTGAAAACCACTCCCATCATCACCGCCTATCACCGGCAGCTTTTCACGCTTACCGTCTCTCAACTTGTTGCTTCATCACTATTTCACCGCCATTATTAATTATTACCCAATAAACCAAACAAGAAAATGTAgactattttctattttaatggGGGATTTTGTTTTTTCTTGGTCGAAGGAAGCTTTTAACACACTTCTAAAGAGTTAATTTGAGGGGGAGAAGAGGGGGGTTTTCACATGCACTTGAAATGAGGAGGCTggagttttttctttctttcattttctggGTTACTTATTATTTCGTACATGGAAAGGAAATAGAGATAAAAGGGTTAATTAATATCAGGTCCCTCTCATTATAAGGAATACAAATACTTTTAGACAAAATTTGGGACATGAAACTTATAATTAGGTCATGTGTCCTGACAGGTCAGAAATTAACGctgttaattttaattatagaTACCACGTTGATAAAACAGAATGAAGGTGCATGCATTAAAATAGACCTTTTGAAAGTAGAGATATCATATTAAAAGATTGGCTAAAGTTTTTGGGGTAAAtatgttattttctttatatttattcaacataaaaatAGATTGATATATTTATTTGGATTTATAAAAGATGACAGCTTATTACTTCTTTTGATTCATATACTATAGTTAAATTAACgttttgatatttatataattttttttactattattttgtaTACTTGTGCAGAAATTAAATTGTGGACATGTTGCCATGTGATAGGCTTTAAGTTTATCTTAACATAAATGAACAATGGGGTAACTTGGTATACAAAATGATAGTAATTGTATAGGTACCaaaaagataatttcactatagTACAGGGTCAAAATACGAATAATCCAATTTTGCATTTAAGAAGGATATTTCAGTCACTCCAAATGGATGTTTTGCAATGGCGGCGTCGTTTTATTCTTCTGCAGCCAAAGGAAACCTAAAAAAGATAATTTCTTTTGCTATCAGAACCAGATAGAAAAACCCAGAGCTGATTTGCTATGGATTCCTTCACATGTTAAAAGCCTCTGCTTTAAAAATCCAGGTAGAGTTTTTTTTTCACTGAATTGCtgtttcaaattttcaaagttcatctctTTATTAGTAAAGTGAGTTCTGGTTGTAATTCAATCTATAAATGCACACTATGTACTCTAATTTGACAAAGAACCAAGCTTTTCCAATTGTTATTAGGTTTTCTTCACAAACCTCAAAAACCCAACTTTTGTCAATTAGGTATTCTCCAAAACCCTCCCTAAACCCTTCATTGGTGTATAGCACCCATAAAGGTCTCCACTTTCACCATAAGTGTTTAAAACCTGAAAGTGTTTTAAGTGAGTTTAGGATTAGAAGTGCTATACAGTGTTGTTCTTTGGTTAGAGCTAGACGTTTTTCGAGTTTGAATTCGAAAAGAGTTGGTGAAGATAGGGTCTTTAGTAAAGCTGGAAAGGCATTACCTTGGTTAGCCTCAGGGGAAGTGAATAGAGGTAAAGAGTCACATAAAGTGGCGATTGCAAAGACCGATAGTCGTTCTTCTTGGGAAGAATCATTGGATAGGTTGGAGAAAGAGAATAATAGTAGTTCCTCTTGGGAGGAATCAAATGAATCATTTTTTGGAAAAATAGGTGGAAAGGATGTTAAAGAGAGCAGGCATAGGAAAGTAGATATGATAAGGGATTGTCGTAATGGACTTAATGGTAGTCATAGCAAAAGAGATGAAagcaatgaagaagaagaagtgaGGGAAGAAGATGAGCTTGTCAATGATCCGAGATGGGACAAGATTAAGGGTAGGTTTAGAGGAATGGTGGACAGAGAATTTGGGTCCGAGAAACCGGAATTTCGAAGATGGAATAAGCAAGAGAGTTGGGGTAGAAAAACATGGAAAGAGGCCACTGAATCAACTTTACCTAAAATGGTTGGCGAAGGGGTTTATGGGGTAGGTCCTGTTTTGGCTGCATTGTCAGCTGGGAGAAGGGAGTTTTATGCTTTGTATGTCCAAGAAGGATTAGATTTGAGTAGTAATAATCGGAAAAGGAAGGATAAGAAAGGGTTCGAAAAAGTGTTTAAGTTGGCTGAAAAACTCGGGTTAAATGTAAAAGAAGTTTCAAAGCATGATCTTAATATGATCGCTGATAATCGCCCTCATCAAGGTTTGGTGCTCGATGCTTCTCCCCTTGAGATGGTCAAGATAAAGGAATTAGACCCTGTCCCGGATGAGGAGAAAGGTTCACTTTGGGTAGCTTTAGATGAGGTTACTGATCCCCAGAATTTAGGTGCCATAATTCGGTCAGCTTACTTCTTTGGAGCCTCAGGGGTGGTACTATGTGCTAAAAATTCAGCTCCATTAAGCGGTGTTGTCAGCAAGGCAAGTGCTGGCTCACTTGAATTAATGGAGCTTAGATATTGCAAGAATATGATGCAGTTCTTAGTTTCCTCGGCACAAAACGGTTGGCGGGTTCTCGGGGGTTCTGTTTCTCCAAGAGCTGTTCCCTTGAACAAGGTTTTGCCAGGCGTGCCAACCATTCTTGTTTTAGGCAGTGAAGGCACTGGCTTGAGGCCTTTAGTGGAGAGATCATGCACTCAGTTAGTTAGAATCCCGGGAAATATTCCTACAGACATAACAACTGGAGATGTTGATGATATGGAAACTACGGAAGTAAATTCCGGTTGCTCAATCGAGGAATTCCGATCTTTTCTGGCTGTTGAGAGCTTGAATGTGAGTGTTGCAGCAGGTGTGCTTCTTCACCACTTAATTGGAAGTAGCCATGGTATTAGTTCTCCAATTGATAACAAGTTAACTGAAATGCATCAATGATATTCCATGGATTAGGCATTGAGCTTAGTATCTATGTTGTCATGGTGATTCTGACATTGTATTTGGTTTATATGCAGTGACATGGTGATTCTGTCATTAGTTAAATTCTTCATTCATTTCTCTTTGCTTGCAAATTGCAGGAAGGTTGCATGTAATTTAGAACCCTTTTATGAATGAGTTTGGACTAACATTAATTATATTGTTTGTCACTGCTTTTGAGAAgataaaatattcatttcaacTTTAATGGTAAACGGAGCCTTAAATTTTCAGGCATGCTGATGTAGGGGTTATTGCCATGGGCAAATAGAGTATGAAGCCAGAGGGGTTTTTATTATTTGGTCATGGCATTCTATGTTACTCAGACTTATGTATGATTTTAGAGGTCATATGTTGGATTCGAGTACTTCAAGATAAATGAAGAGTACAACCAATATAAATGCATTAAcccttaggttttttttttaaataaattaaagagaGCCCAATTGCTCTGCCATGGAGACCAAGATCAAGTAACAAGCATATTAGAGACAAGAACCAATATCATCACTTggaatatataacatataattgaATTTTAACTCCAATTCTTTTCTATATTCTAGTAATATTAATTCTATTCTCCCTTTAGAACTTCCCCTgtaaataaaatagtgaaaaataaaattaaagaaaaatgtatGTTTGTAAAAGAAATTTGAAGGAAAATGACTGTTTTATGGAGAGGAATTCACTTGTATCAGTTTAATGATTTAGAAATatcttatattatatttatatagatcatgcatgtcaattattttatgaaaaaaaaatcagttgttcaataaatattaatatatacaaaattttcaaagcCTCAAGCTCGAACTTGAGCTCTATTCAATAATTAAGGTcaaggttaataatatatattaagggtaataacgtaatttaataatataaaaatataaaaaactccATAAAGCTCGTAAAGTATTCCAGTCAAATATTACTAAATTTGAATTCGGTTTAATTGATAGCTTGAACTTGACTCGATAATTATagaatcaaattcaaaattttttagtcGAATTCAATTAAATTACGAATACTAGTGTTTCATTTTCACTCTTACGAGACAATTTTTTAACCTATATTACAAGGATACAATAGAAGAGACATGGGCTCTAAGTTTGAACACCAAATTAAAGCGTAAGTATGACAAATTTTATAGCTTTGGGCCTCTCTATAGCTTTCCTTAGGTTGTCAGCTTGCAATTGCAATTGGATTTTTAGAATTCATATATTTGTCATGAATGGGGTAGAGCTGAGTTTGGATTGAGTCCTTTTATGATATTAATAGATATAATTAGTGGCGGAGCATGGCCTCCCaaagtttaattttttcaatttagttctttctaAATTTACATTATGGCCCTCTCAAGGTTTAAGATTTTTGCAATTTTccctttgtatatatatatatattatagccctcctaaaaatataagtaggcccctccaatatttttatgggattaaaaataatattaaaaaattatttttgataaaaataaagagaaaatctTCTTGAAGAAGTTAAATTACTCATGATGACttttgaatgatatttttgttaaataataaattaatgtttatttaataatttacttaacataataatattttaaaagtaatataatagtatatataaaaagaaaagaaaagatgaagagacttttatcatctttcttcttcacattAAAGTTACCGTCATTAAAGGATATTGATGGAACTTGGAAGCTTATAAAATTGAGTaaaatatgtatgtttttttgatgaaaaatgattaggaGACAGTTTCTAACTAGTTAGAagtataaaaatgaaacaaaaatagttAGATAATGATATAGTAAGTTTCGGCCAAAGTGAAGGGGAGAAAGAAAACCTTGGtcactttgtttaaaattatgtcaaataataaCTCGTGAAGCAGTGAGCATTCctgtgaaaatgaaataaaaattggTTAACCGAGTTAAATGATAGTTATTTCGTCTTAATTGTTAGAATATTGCTTTTTTTGAATcgattgtttatatgtttaaattgactATTACATAGCACTTCTAATTTTAGCTTGCCCCCTTCAAGATTAATATCCTGACTCCGTCATtggatataattatttaaattcggTTGAATCTGGGTcttaaatttgtttatattttataaattgttaaCTCCtacattatttaaaacttttataaaaataggttacatttttatatattttttgtattaaaCTTTAAACAAAAATCGATAATGTTGTTTGAATTggattatatttgaaattaggAACCAATTAATTTGGGGATTCAACCGACGCTATAAAACTagaataaatttaccattataaaTAGAGAAATGTGTTTTTGCATAATAACcaccataatttaattttatcgaATATTTGTTtacaacaatttatttttaaattatgtatttaaaatgataatttgtatGTTAACACGGATGTTAAAGATTTgaccaattaaaaattttaaaaccaaatttatttaaataattattatattgattttgaatctttttttagtttttaaaatttaaataggtttgttcaaaaaaaaaatttaaataggtaaattacgttaaatttctcataaaatattaaaaaaattttaaaattgatattttatatttttataattaaatttaaagttaaaaaatatttttattatttaaattgaattcagaTTAGATCAAACCGATGTACAGAAACTCTTACCTTGTCGGGTTATCCAATCCTTGGACAATTCTATTTCCTATCCCGCTCCAGTTTTGagacaaaattattattattattacttgaCTAACTGACTTTATTACATTCACTTATTGACTAATGAATTTTTAACTTTACATATTATGTTggataatttgaaattttaatatatatatataagtatcaattgagtcttaatttgattggTATCGATATTGTTGTCATTGCAGAAAGACGTGAATTCGAGTTTGCTGAagtgcattattctcctatttaagaTTTGGGATTAGACTATAAGTAAttctaaacattatataaaaaaaaaacagatatgataagaacctataataagattaatgttcaatatatatattaaaagtaagGTTCAAATCATCCTTCTTTATTGACACACatccctttctttttttattttttacattttgaaaattagttaaattgtagttttgatctttttgtttttataatgtcattaataagtctaaatagttcatattgttaattatttcaatCAGAATGTTGACATCAATTTTTTTTGAGACCACTGtttaaataggaaaaaaattatCATGACGAATTTGAATGGGTACAATAAATCATAATCAGTattttcaatgttatttttattgttaccTAACTaccaactattttttttttaaattttcaaaatgtcaCTCCAAAGATTTTAATGGTGGTATaaattagacttgaatttttaaattcgaaaagtagagggattaaatttctcaaaataaaagtaGGGGGATTATATTTCAAATGTATAAAGTGTATAGGGGCTTAGAGAAAAATttaatcttcaattttttttactttataatttgatacaaacaaataatcaaccTAATGCGAAGGGTGAATTGAGAACCATAATTGttgttataaaaaaaagtttatgttactattattattttttgtacttattaaaaaattgaaaattttaaagctttttctaattttaatgtttttttattattatcaaactTTCTCTTTTTAATTGTCATTATTAAAATCAGGAGTGGGTGGCATAATTGGTTCGATGACCCATCCAGTGATTAAAACTTCGCaagttaacattttttttaatatttatacaataatatttatatttaacttttattcggcataaatcacaaaatatataaaaacaaaatatgaataatatattatagaattgaaaaaaaattaaactaaatccAAGTTTTGAATATTGGATTTCAAGTATAACTCATATTTTAATCAGATCTAATATTTGTATAACactttaaaatattaaacaaaattttatatttgagcaaataacttaaacaaatttaagtgGTGTTTCATGGGTGCCACTGTTAAGAGAAATGTTATATGATTTCTTCTCATTTTATATGGTAGACATGTCTATAGGTTGTGCCACTCGGCCCGATTCGAAGATTTACCCAAAATATAAGAAGGTTGGGATAAAAAAATAGGCCTGTAATATGGGTTGGATAAAAATGAGGCTTGTTTTATAAATGGGTCGGGCTTCAGGTAAGCCATGTTTGGCCTAGGCCCGACCCTACTCGGATACATGTCTACAAAATcaaaagtatcgatacccttaacaaagtatcgatacctttcacAAAGGTATCGATATCATTTTAAGGTTcgatgttttaaaaattaaaatttttttgattgaGTATCGATACCCTCCCCTAGGCATCAATACCTCATAGCAAGTATCATACATTTTCTATGGTATTCATACTTCAGATTTTAATATGGGTCGAGTCAGTCTAGGTCCGGGTTTAACATTTATAATCTGGGTtaagtttgaataaaaatttaagtctatttttcagttgagcctaaaattttattaaaacccGACTTATAGACAACTTCAATCCCTACTTTTCATTTCTCTTAAAAACACTCTGTTTGATTTTATGTTCAACACATATTGAAATATAAATAGTAAGATTTTTCCATATATATTGAAGATTTGATGGCTAAGATTATAAATAAATCGAGTTTGAATTAATGGATCTTTGTTCATGTctgtttatttctttatttttaaagttgtttgtgtttgttgaaaattttaaaattatgtttttgttttcatttacttacatatttatttgtttaaattaagtaaatttattcatcaacattaaataaataggtttacaaatgattaaaaaaaatacacaagtatactatatataattaaacatatttcttacattttttcaatataaattaataaaacatgataattaataaatatattattaattatgtaacaattaaaaaaataaatgatttatcaaataaatttatcCATGTCTTATTCATATTCATTTCGATTAATAaaagaagcttaaaattttattttagaatatgtttatttaatttttaaattgataaatgtacatatcataataaataatacaataaagattGTTTTCACAGCCTTGTAACAATTTACAGACTAAgcctttatttataaaaaaaagtttcggCTGTTATTAATTGTATTTTCAAccatcaattattatttttatttcatattattaaaatttttaatataatatttatgaaacgcaagtatataataatttaatttttgaataaataaattaaataattgaatcgttaaaataataattataaaaaaatacaaaaagatatATAAGACTACTCTAGTTTTTAATCCGATATAATTGAATTAGTTAAAATTTAGGAAtaaaattataatcaatttataaaataaaacgcGACTATCACCGTATAATGCTGCCCATTCCTTATTATAGGGCCACCAAATATTGTTGCAAAATCTTCGGCGTGAGCATTAGTGTTATACAATACACAACAACACCTGCATGTGTAGCAAAATAATATCCAAAACTGATATATCTCGATGAAAGtttggaaatttaagaaagcaatgtCATTGGTGCATCATCATCAGCCCAATCCCGTAATTATCGGCCCAATGCCGTACATTCATCGTAAGTGGAGCCATCGACATGCAAAATATACCATATTCCACGTAAAAAGCAGAAAGCAACAAAAAAGAAGTTGCCACCCAAATCCTGgaagtaaataaatatatgtatattttcctcTTCTATTACATCCATTTTAGTGTCCACTACTCCCCTCCCTAAATGGCACCTACACCTCCTAAGCTTCTTAACAACGAAAAACGCCTTCATCTGGTTTGTCCCTCAATTTACTAAGTATTTCcatgtcattttttttattatcatttaataaCAAACATTGGTTCACAGATAAGGCGTGCACATGAACTTCACAATTCCAAGTAAGACACTAATCCTCAACTGGGTTCGCAGAAGGTCATAGAAAAGCTTTGTCAATGgaatattaatttttcataatgAAAGCTTTTTCACATTTTAGCTGGTTTTAACAGCAGGTTTGTGAGGAACGAAAAAATCTTTCTGCAAGTGGAGACGATCCAACAATACGACTTAGAAGGtttgaattaaattgtatatttttacaatagtaaaaatataattttttttattttaatagtttatatttttataaaattaaattaaatttttatcatttttaagacaGTGGTGGAGTCAAAAAATTTTTTTGAGGCGgaattaaaagatatatttatatgatagtaaaaatataattttattttttaatagtctatatctttataatttttaagatattaaattaattttttattattttttaggattaaaatgtaattttataaattatgataCAATTTTCAGGAGAGCTGGGGAACTCGAGCCACTTTTGAAGGTCAAAGTACCGCAGCCCACTTATCCACCCATAGTGATATGATGTTGTTTCGTTCATCGAATTTTCCATCTACGATTCTAGGTTTTAGCCTACAAAGCACGAAAAGCAGTCTAGAAAACACCCAGCAAAACCCCAAAAGCTCAATAAAAACCTAAAGCAAAAGAACTATTGCAGTCTTAAAAAATGATAAAGGACATATCTTTGGTTCACCAAAAATCCCTGCACTCTTAAAATCCAGATTCTGTCTTCAACCGACAATGAAACACGAAGACAAATCGCTAAGGAAACTTGTCTTCGACATCttcaaataagagaaaaagatGGATTTCAAATaggtagtaaaaataaattaattcatttacacGGAGAAGGGGAATTTCAAATAGGTAGGATACACGTGGATCAAGAATAGCACACGTAGGACCTTTTTAAGCCCGTAATCATCGGGCCAAAGAAATGCCGTATTTTTTGTGTATCCTGATGCCAGCATGGAAAATGTTGATATCAGCATGcataatatacaatatttatcctAGAATCATAAAGCAAAAAAGAAGTCTTGGGTGACCCTTGTCTACTGCATCTTCATTCAACTACTCCACTCCCTTAATGGCATCTACATCTCGAGAGCTTAGTAACAACCAAAAACGCCTTCATCTGGTTTGTCCGTTAGTAGTTGCATGTCATttttttattcatcatttaataacaacATTGATTTACAGATGAGGCATGCACATGAACTTCACAATTCCAAGGAAGAGACTAATCCTCAACTCTCACCTCTGGGTTCGCAGCAGGTGATAGAAAAGCTTTGCCAATGgaatattaaattttcataatgaAAGCTTTTTGACATTTTAGCTGGTTTTAACAGGTTCGTGATGAACGGAAAAATCTTTCTGCAAGTGGAGTGCTGCAAAGTATTGAACTTGTCGTCACTTCCCCTCTGAGAAGGTATCATATGTTGTGTTGTTCATCCACCCATTTTCTCATCTGGTTTTTTTCCTACAAGCGCCAACAACGTACAGTCTCGAAAACACCAAACCAACCCCCAAAAGCTCAATAAAAACCTACAGCAAAAGCGGTACTACGGTCTTAAAAAATGATAAGAGACTATATTTTTGGTTCACCAAAATCCCTAAAATCCAAATTGATTCCTTCCATTGAGCTCTATAACTTCTCCAACCGACAATGAAACTCGAAGACAACTACCGATAGCGGTGGATAGCGGCCGCAATTTAACGGGTAACAGCCAATTGCGGGAATAACGGGCCGCTATTCCCGTTATTTTCCGTTACAGTGGT containing:
- the LOC107932263 gene encoding rRNA methyltransferase 1, mitochondrial; the protein is MHTMYSNLTKNQAFPIVIRFSSQTSKTQLLSIRYSPKPSLNPSLVYSTHKGLHFHHKCLKPESVLSEFRIRSAIQCCSLVRARRFSSLNSKRVGEDRVFSKAGKALPWLASGEVNRGKESHKVAIAKTDSRSSWEESLDRLEKENNSSSSWEESNESFFGKIGGKDVKESRHRKVDMIRDCRNGLNGSHSKRDESNEEEEVREEDELVNDPRWDKIKGRFRGMVDREFGSEKPEFRRWNKQESWGRKTWKEATESTLPKMVGEGVYGVGPVLAALSAGRREFYALYVQEGLDLSSNNRKRKDKKGFEKVFKLAEKLGLNVKEVSKHDLNMIADNRPHQGLVLDASPLEMVKIKELDPVPDEEKGSLWVALDEVTDPQNLGAIIRSAYFFGASGVVLCAKNSAPLSGVVSKASAGSLELMELRYCKNMMQFLVSSAQNGWRVLGGSVSPRAVPLNKVLPGVPTILVLGSEGTGLRPLVERSCTQLVRIPGNIPTDITTGDVDDMETTEVNSGCSIEEFRSFLAVESLNVSVAAGVLLHHLIGSSHGISSPIDNKLTEMHQ